One region of Termitidicoccus mucosus genomic DNA includes:
- a CDS encoding VirB4 family type IV secretion system protein: MLNSSAPNGYFAGDLILYGTLEKGVASKGFVLQPPDLRGGTIAQLNAYQDKIRALLSVLGDGLRAQFQWTCNCDYRQELTQYHRATETLAMHPHIRRVRTERFERYWEKMHRRELRREQLILFISTPLAGYAPLAATRGSLADDYAKLLAQLRTRFDEITNSLRALFGGDTTVSPMDDLAHFTYFSKFLSPALANGFDINFSERFNPQQTIQENCWCSDGVNIGTGFYMDGRHHALLTFKRWPSRTYPGIILRLTTLPFLDYQITVNLDPLPTKTEVDKEEKAIERLRGEYKDSERHSLLVAIGKKERKVESLSSGFIHPFNVTYILRVWDETETGLSTKCAAIRNAITNLNGAQYNECALPSTAKKLFFASWPGWTNSPYRHRSLYAEDSYLADLLPFSATFTGLLDGAEAIYDGAQQGNLVGLRTFIGNPPTPQHAVLLGATGAGKSVHMCDLLEQTAAYYHYTVIIEEGLSYGKFTEAMGERPIILHPDGDLTINYLDTRKLPLNQLQIATAVALVSRMIGEAADEETQQIRQAMLGQYINQLYSDAFEDWSKKHRDLLPEIQRMACAAHRWKRTKMPHGTTDMEAYAELRDRIAANDDEGREAKQFIHDIPEADITAFLQDAQTERAVMATAHAYYEPTDYPQHASLVELMQFSRFPEHKKETVDHLATLLASWCAHGQYGKLFDGVTNISLTGQIAHFELGYIPEQAVELKTAAGLLISGFSRQHIISLPRHLRKRILYEELARFLDVPGGEKVVAEAYAQLRKFSCWTASIVQQYSRFKSSRIRPVVIGNSKQFFLMRQFDRTDIEDIAHDINLPESVCAAIQNYPMPEQQPEGKKFSSICFFTPVTDPPLCGTVRNIQAPKKQS, encoded by the coding sequence ATGCTCAATAGCTCCGCGCCCAACGGCTACTTTGCCGGCGACCTGATCCTTTACGGCACGCTCGAAAAGGGCGTCGCCAGCAAGGGTTTTGTATTGCAGCCGCCCGATCTTCGCGGCGGTACCATCGCGCAACTCAACGCCTACCAGGACAAAATCCGCGCCCTTCTCTCAGTGCTTGGCGACGGCTTGCGCGCGCAATTCCAGTGGACATGCAACTGCGACTACCGGCAGGAACTGACCCAATACCACCGCGCCACCGAAACCCTCGCCATGCACCCGCACATCCGCCGCGTGCGCACCGAACGCTTCGAGCGTTACTGGGAAAAGATGCACCGGCGCGAACTTCGCCGCGAGCAGTTGATATTGTTCATCTCCACGCCGCTCGCCGGCTACGCACCCCTTGCCGCGACACGCGGCAGCCTTGCCGACGACTACGCAAAACTTCTCGCGCAGCTGCGCACGCGCTTCGACGAGATTACAAATTCGCTGCGCGCGCTCTTTGGCGGCGACACGACCGTCTCGCCGATGGACGACCTCGCGCACTTCACCTATTTTTCGAAATTTCTCAGCCCGGCGCTGGCGAACGGTTTTGATATAAACTTTTCCGAACGCTTCAATCCGCAGCAAACCATTCAGGAAAACTGCTGGTGCAGCGACGGTGTGAACATCGGCACCGGGTTTTATATGGATGGACGCCACCACGCCCTCCTCACCTTCAAACGCTGGCCCAGCCGCACCTATCCAGGCATCATATTGCGGCTCACCACGCTGCCGTTTCTCGACTACCAAATCACTGTCAACCTCGACCCGCTTCCGACCAAAACCGAGGTCGATAAGGAAGAAAAGGCCATTGAGCGGCTTCGCGGCGAATACAAGGACTCCGAGCGCCACTCGCTGCTCGTCGCCATCGGCAAAAAAGAGCGCAAGGTCGAATCGCTTTCATCCGGATTTATACACCCGTTCAACGTCACCTACATCCTTCGTGTCTGGGATGAAACCGAGACCGGCCTTTCCACCAAGTGCGCCGCCATCCGCAACGCCATTACCAACCTCAACGGCGCGCAATACAACGAATGCGCCCTGCCCTCGACGGCCAAAAAACTTTTCTTCGCCTCATGGCCCGGCTGGACAAATTCGCCCTACCGCCACCGCAGCCTCTACGCCGAGGATTCTTACTTGGCCGACCTGCTGCCGTTTTCCGCGACGTTCACCGGCCTGCTCGACGGAGCCGAGGCCATCTACGACGGCGCGCAACAGGGCAACCTTGTCGGACTTCGCACGTTTATCGGCAACCCGCCCACGCCGCAGCATGCCGTGCTGCTCGGCGCGACCGGCGCGGGCAAGTCCGTCCACATGTGCGACCTGTTGGAGCAGACCGCCGCCTATTATCATTACACGGTCATCATAGAAGAGGGATTGTCTTACGGGAAGTTCACCGAGGCGATGGGAGAGCGCCCGATCATTCTACATCCTGACGGCGACCTCACCATCAATTATCTCGACACGCGAAAGCTTCCGCTCAACCAGTTGCAAATCGCTACTGCCGTCGCACTCGTCTCGCGCATGATCGGCGAAGCCGCTGACGAGGAGACGCAGCAAATCCGGCAGGCGATGTTGGGACAGTATATCAACCAGCTTTACTCCGACGCTTTCGAGGATTGGTCGAAAAAGCACCGCGACCTCTTGCCGGAAATCCAGCGCATGGCGTGCGCCGCGCACCGCTGGAAGCGGACCAAAATGCCGCACGGCACGACCGACATGGAAGCCTACGCCGAACTGCGCGACCGCATCGCGGCCAACGACGACGAGGGCCGGGAGGCAAAACAATTCATCCATGACATTCCCGAAGCCGACATCACGGCGTTTTTGCAGGACGCGCAGACCGAGCGCGCGGTCATGGCGACGGCGCACGCGTATTACGAGCCGACCGACTATCCGCAACACGCGAGCCTTGTCGAATTGATGCAATTCTCGCGCTTTCCCGAGCACAAGAAGGAAACCGTCGATCACCTCGCCACGCTCCTCGCGTCGTGGTGCGCGCACGGCCAATACGGAAAACTCTTCGATGGGGTGACGAACATTTCCCTTACCGGACAGATTGCGCATTTTGAACTCGGCTATATTCCCGAGCAGGCTGTTGAACTCAAAACCGCCGCCGGACTTCTTATCAGCGGGTTTTCAAGGCAGCACATCATATCGCTGCCGCGCCATCTGCGCAAACGCATCCTCTACGAGGAACTGGCGCGCTTCCTCGACGTGCCCGGCGGCGAGAAGGTGGTGGCGGAAGCCTACGCGCAGTTGAGAAAGTTCTCATGCTGGACGGCCTCCATCGTGCAGCAATACAGCCGCTTCAAGTCCTCGCGCATCCGCCCCGTCGTTATCGGCAACAGCAAGCAGTTTTTCCTCATGCGACAGTTTGACCGCACCGACATCGAGGACATCGCGCATGACATCAATCTCCCCGAGTCCGTCTGCGCCGCCATCCAGAATTACCCCATGCCCGAGCAGCAGCCCGAGGGAAAGAAATTTTCCAGCATATGCTTTTTCACGCCCGTCACCGACCCGCCGCTCTGCGGCACGGTGAGAAATATTCAAGCACCCAAGAAACAGTCATGA